A part of Amblyraja radiata isolate CabotCenter1 chromosome 35, sAmbRad1.1.pri, whole genome shotgun sequence genomic DNA contains:
- the LOC116991875 gene encoding LOW QUALITY PROTEIN: inositol 1,4,5-trisphosphate receptor-interacting protein-like (The sequence of the model RefSeq protein was modified relative to this genomic sequence to represent the inferred CDS: substituted 1 base at 1 genomic stop codon): MCVLMITGSLYHPRLLSDEVESEEVQNRIKEHEYRYKLEIEWLQREMEEKSNRDGNIRNTFAKKEDSVTWNWNTHIILLLVTIQFLGFWIGDTLPHIPQDYNSEEEEEEEKENEFPRRIYGNILNIPDQSVLDQFYTICIQNASQEPNQTCEFVESFVDNLLEASRNLCQWNSELILEDCVGIGSQFEKWGCKTPSIYDILVPIFLQDGYCFKPEIYSCDIPPEKQNYGRILMVTPHNADLGCQCKTTELEGDILCLIHSKRFEPDVRANCLASIMCSDXYLDYKKVVKWFRDLLAKSWNKICHKYDFELTFCNITGCCGLKVHYQSGRTICIKVFPAVRLKNSDVHLVPSFSDCSMNSTASTTYWNISCAVCEHRFLQIMAKNTPKSSCHLECFQILIFLTEKQRSSPDQQSVLGSYVFKTVLMHLLLSQPFSNWHESHLEHRLRVLGRPK, from the exons ATGTGTGTTCTGATGATCACGGGAAGCTTGTACCACCCTCGTCTCCTCAGTGATGAagtggagagtgaggaggtccagAACAGAATCAAGGAGCACGAGTACCGGTACAAACTGGAGATAGAATGGCTCCAGAGAGAAATGGAGGAAAAAAGTAACCGTGATGGTAATATAAGGAATACATTTGCAAAAAAGGAAGATTCAGTAACATGGAATTGGAACACTCATATTATTCTCCTACTGGTCACAATCCAGTTCTTGGGATTCTGGATAGGCGACACTTTGCCACATATTCCCCAGGACTATAATAgtgaggaagaagaggaagaagaaaagGAAAATGAATTTCCTCGAAGAATTTACGGCAACATTTTGAATATTCCTGATCAAAGTGTGCTGGATCAGTTCTACACCATTTGCATTCAGAATGCGAGCCAAGAGCCAAATCAGACCTGTGAATTTGTAGAAAGCTTTGTGGACAATCTTTTGGAGGCCAGTAGGAATCTCTGTCAGTGGAACTCCGAGCTGATCCTTGAAGACTGTGTGGGTATTGGGAGTCAGTTTGAAAAATGGGGCTGTAAGACACCATCTATATATGATATTTTGGTTCCAATTTTTCTCCAGGATGGATATTGTTTTAAACCAGAGATTTATTCCTGTGACATCCCACCTGAAAAACAGAATTATGGCAGGATTCTCATGGTTACACCGCACAATGCTGACTTGGGCTGCCAATGTAAAACCACAGAACTTGAAGGGGATATTCTGTGTCTTATTCACAGCAAGAGATTTGAACCTGATGTTCGTGCCAATTGCCTTGCTTCTATCATGTGTTCCGATTAGTATTTGGATTATAAGAAGGTAGTAAAATGGTTCAGGGATTTATTAGCCAAATCTTGGAACAAAATTTGCCATAAGTACGATTTTGAACTTACCTTTTGCAATATTACAGGTTGCTGTGGGTTAAAAGTCCATTATCAGTCTGGACGAACCATTTGCATAAAAGTCTTTCCTGCTGTGAGGCTGAAGAATTCAGATGTCCATCTTGTACCCAGTTTTTCCGACTGCTCCATGAATAGTACAGCATCCACTACTTACTGGAACATTTCCTGTGCAGTCTGTGAGCACAGGTTTCTGCAAATCATGGCCAAAAATACCCCCAAAAGCTCGTGTCACCTCGAATGCTTTCAAATACTGATCTTTCTAACTGAAAAACAGCGCAGTTCTCCAGACCAGCAATCTGTTCTTGGTTCCTATGTCTTTAAGACTGTCCTTATGCATCTGCTGTTAAGTCAGCCATTTTCAAACTGGCATGAAAGTCACCTGGAACATCGGCTGAGAG TTTTGGGCAGACCAAAGTGA